CACATGGGGGCTTACCACGCCATCGACATCGCCCTCGATCCCTTCCCCTACAACGGTGTGACCACCACCTGCGATGCCCTCTGGATGGGTGTGCCCGTTGTGGCACTGCGTGGCCAGCTGCCCCAGGCGCGCGGCGGTGTGAGCCTGCTGGAGGCCCTGGGCCGTCCCGAGTGGATTGCCGATGATCCGGAGGCTTACCTGGCGATTGCCCTGAAGCTCGCGGCGGATCCCGTGGGGCTCAGCGCCGAGCGCAAGGGTCTGCGAGCCCTTATGGAAGCGTCGCCCCTGCGGCAGGAGGCGGACCATGCCCGGGCGTTCGAGCGTTGTGTGGAGCGCATGCTCGCAGGGCCAGCCGGTAGAGATCAGCCGGGAGGGAAAGGGGCGCGTCAGCGGGTGCCCCGGCCGCGCAACGTTCGCTCAGGTCAAGCCTGAGGTCCGTCAGGGTGTCAAGGGTGGGCCCCAGGGCCCGCTGCAGGCTGTCATCGACGGCCACCCGCAGCCCATCCGCCGTTGGTTGCGTGGGATCGCCCCCGGGCAGCCAGCTGTGGCGGGCCCAGAACGATTCGAGGCTCCTCAGCTCCTCCAATCGCGCGATCATCTGGTGTTGCCAGTTGTACCAGGGAGCCATGCCGTCGGCGATCGTGCGGCGGCCCATCGCCGCCTTGCGCGCCAGCCGCCCGCGGCTGAGCAGGGGCAGGTGGGCGCACCTCAGGTGCTGGCGGTGGGCGAACAGGCTCTGGGCGCGGATGGATGGGCGCAGTTCGTGGGCGCCGGCCGCGAGCCAGGCCGAGGCGGTGTTGCGGAAGATCACCTTGCCACCGAACGGCAGGCGGAAATAGTTGAACGAACCCGCGATGATCGCTTCCACCAGACGTGGATCCAGCGAGGGTGAGAAGGGTTGATCCGGCAGGGAGCGCACCTGAAGAACGCGGTAGTGATTGAGGTTGGTCTCATCAAAATCCGACGTGGAAAGCCAGTTTTCCACCTGGTAATGCAGGGCGTTGATGGTGTCGGGCAGGCTTTCAATCAGCTCCCGTAGCCCTGACGGAGCGATCAGAATTTCATCGGCATCAAAGGGGTAGAACCACTCGGGAGCGGAGGCCTGGGCCACCTCCACCAGGGCGTTCATGAACGCCTCTTCGATGAAAGCTTCCTCCTCGAAGCGCACCACATGGATTCGTGCACCCAACGGCGACGCCTGCAAGGCCGCCAGGCCAGTGGCGGTGCCATCGCTGCTGCCGTGGTCGAGCACATAGGCCACATCAACGTGGTGCTGGAGGGCGTACACCAGCGCCACCGCCGCCAGGGGCCACTCGTTTTTGACCTTCAGCAGGCCAATGATGCGCGGCGCTGGGGAGATGGCTTGAAACCGTTAGGGGGCAAGGATAGGTGCGCCATTGGGCACGACGATGAAGCCATGTTTAGTAGCGAGGGCTACGGATTAGCTGCTGCAGTGATGCAGCACTTAGCAGATTCTCAGTGATCAATTATGGATCAACCGCTAAAAAAGCTGATTGGGCTTTAGCTTCTGGAGCTAGTCGCGAACGGCCCCACCCATGGCGCTGCGTCATGCCATCGGTCTTTGGGCGCTAATCCTGGCTGGAGCGCCTGCCATGGCGGGCGAAGTGAGCGCCAGCGGCGGCGCCCTGGGCCTGGGCACCGCGGTGAACGGCCAGCTGGGCGGCAGCTGCGCATCGGGCCTCTGCCAGGTGGGCGGCGGCACGGCGGCGGGCCGTAACCTTTTTCACCGCTTTTCCGCCTTCGACACGCGCGGCGGCATCACGGGGGTGAATTTCTCCACCGGCGGCGCCCAAAACGTGTTCGTTGGGGTGACGAGCCCCCTGGGCAGCTTCATCGACAAACTTGTCTCGTTCTCTAGCCCCGGCAACCTGTTCTGGCTCTCCCCGGGCGGCATCGCCATCAGCGGCGCCGGCGGTTTCGCCAACATCCAGCAGCTGAACCTGAGCACCGCCACCGGCTGGCGCGTGGGCAACGGTGTATTCGATGCGGCGGGCACCACAGCCGGCCAGGCGGCCCTGCTCAGCGGCACACCGGGCCTAGGGGCGGCTGGTGCCCTCACCGATCCGGCCAGCCTGGCGGCGCTCGGCCTGCAGAAGAACGGCGATCTGAGCCTTTCAGACGGCCTGCTCACCGTCGATCAGAGCCTGCTGCTCGATGCCCAGGGCGGCAACGTGCTGCTGCAGGCGGCCGGGATCCAGGCGCCCGGGGCCCAGGTGGCGATCACCGGGGCCTCGGTTTCACTGCAATCCAGCACGGTGGATGTGAGCGGCTCCAGCGGCGGCGGCACGGTGCGCCTGGGCGGTGGCCTGCTGGGAGCCGATCCCACGATCACCAACGCCCAACGCACGAGCGTGGATGGGGCCAGCGCGGTCCGCGCCGATGCCACGGCCCAGGGTTCGGGCGGCACCGTGGTGGTCTACGGCACCGACAGCATCAAGGTGGAAGGCGCCCTCTCGGCCCGCGGGGGCCCCCAGGGCGGCGATGGCGGCCTGGTGGAAACCTCCAGCCGCGGCGAGCTGGTGGTGAACCAGGCGCCGGACGCTTCCGCCCCGAAGGGCCAAGGCGGCACGTGGCTGATCGATCCCAACAACGTCACGATCCAGGCAACGGGGCCCGACAGCAACGTCACCGCCCCGCCGGCCGTGATCACCACCGGCGACAGCGCGGTGCTCACCACCAGCACCCTTGAGACCGCGCTCAATGCCGGCACCAACGTGAGTGTGGTGACCAGCGCCGGCGGCACCCAGGCGGGCGACATCACCGTGGCCTCACCGATCAGCAAAACGGCGGGGGGTAACGCCACGCTCACGCTCACGGCCTACAACAACATCAACCTCAACGCGAACATCAGCAGCAGCGTTGGACAGCTGAATCTCACGCTCAACCCCGACAGTGATGCCAGTGGCGGTGGGACCACCAGCCTGGCTACTGGTGCCACCCTCGCCCTCAATGGCGGCACGGCGGCCTTCAACGGCAGCACTTCCTTGGCGGGCACGATCAGCGGCAGCACGATCACCGGGTCAGAGATTGCCTCAAGTAACGCAACGCTGAGCAACATCACGTTCGGCTCGAATCTGTCGACCACAGGGGGGTTGAATCTTTCTGGAACGATCGGGCTGGCCAATGGAATCACGTTGAACAAAGGCATCAGCAGCGACTGGTATGCAGCCCCGGGCACGCAGTTAACGACTGGCGGGACTGCTGTGATCAACAGCAGCGGCGGTAACATCATTGCGGGCAATGGCGGTCCTGGAACGTTCGGAATCGGCAGCGGCGTGACGCTGCAGGGCTATGGCACGTTGACGACCAACTCATCGGCAACGCTGAACAACCAGGGCACGATTCGTGCCTCCACGGCTGGGCAGGTGTTCTCGATTAAACCAACGACGCTGAACAACACGGGTACCATTGCTACCACCTTGGGAAGTATCGGGATCTTCCCCACCAATCCCTTCTCCAATGCTGGTGTTCTAGAGATCGGCCCGAACACCAGCATCAGCGCGAAAAGCTTCACCAATGCGGCGGGCGGCATCATCCGCGGCGGTTTAGGTCTGGCGCAGGGGAGCCTCTTACTCCAAGGCGATAGTACTTCTCCTTCTGCTACTCTCACCAACCTCGGCACCATCAGCCCCGGAGGCGATGGCGTCGCGGGCTGGCTGACCCTGTCTGGGGGCGACCTTGTCCTGGGCAGCACCTCAGTCCTTAATCTCGAAATTGGCGGGCCCATTAATGGCAGCCAATTCGACTGGATAACAGTTAGTGGCAACGTGAGCCTCGGTGGCACGATCAACACCCAACTTATCAATGGTTTTAGCCCAAGCCTTGGCCAGAGCTTCGATGTGATCTCAAACGACCCATTAACGGTCACAGGCAGCTTTGCTACCTCGAATCTGCCCTCGGGGTTCAACGGCGCGATCGTGGGCAGCGTCTACCGCCTCACCAACTCAGGTCTGAGCTGTCTTGGCATTTGCTGGGATGGCGGTGACGGCACCACCGCCTGGGAAAACCCGGCGAATTGGACAAGTGATCAGTTGCCCACCACCAGCGATGTGGCCTACCTGAACCTGGTGGCTGGTGTCGATGTGACCCTCTCCAGCAGCCAGAGCATCAAGGGGTTGAACAGCAACGCCGGCAACAACCTCACGATCAATCCTGGTGGCACGTTGACGCTGAATGATCCAGGAACAAGCTCGCTATTGGATGGTGGGCTGACCATCAGTGGTGGCACGTTGACCACCAAAGGAGCCTTAACACTGAACGGATCCTCGGTGTGGGCCGGCGGCACCCTTGATGGAACGGGAACGCTGACGGTGTCTCCAGCGGCCAAATTGGTGGTGAACGGCGGCGGCACCTATGGCTTGAGCCAACTGACGAATCAGGGGATAGTGCAATGGACGAGCGGCAATGTTGATTTTAGTGCAAATGGAGTGATCACTAACTCACTTTTGTTCGACGTGCAGACCGATAGCATCTGGGGCAACAAAGGCTTGTTCGCGATTGAGTTCAATAACCTGAACGGAATACTGCGCAAGAGTGCTGGTACGGGTACTGCGACCTTGGGAGCAGGGGGCAATCGAGTGAATCTGACGAACCGCGGATCAGTGGAGGTGAGCGCGGGAACGCTGGCGATCAGCCCTGCGTCGGCAATGCAGAACAATGGCATAATCGAAATTGCATCGGGAGCAACTTTCCAGGTTGCTTCAGGAGGCCTCACCAACAACGGCATTCTTTCGGGCTTTGGCACCATTGATGTGGGCGCCGGCAATACGCTCACCAACCTCTTGTTCATCTACCCCGGCAGCGCTAGCACTAGTACTGCGGGAACCCTGAGTCTCATCGGCGACCTAGCTCTGGGCGGGGCCTCCGTGCTCAACCTCGACCTGGGCGGTGCCACACCCGGTAGCCAATACGACCGGCTAGCGGTTTCGGGCAACGTGAGCCTTGGTGGCACGATCAACACCCAGCTGATCAATGCCTACGCCCCTAGCCCCGGTCAAAGCTTCGATGTGATCACATCCGGCGGAACGGCCACCGGCAGCTTTGCCAGCTCGAATCTGCCTTCGGGTGTCAACGGGGCGATCGTGGGCAGCGTCTACCGCCTCACCAACTCCGGCCTGAGCTGCCTGGGCGTCTGCTGGGATGGCGGTGGCGGCACCACCGGCTGGGAAACCCTGGCGAATTGGACAAGCGATAAGTTGCCCACCACCACCGATGTGGCCTACCTGAATCTGGTAGCTGGTGTCGATGTGACCCTCTCCAGCAGCCAGAGCATCAAGGGGTTGAACAGCATCTCCGGCAACAGCCTCACGATCAATTCCGGGGGGGCGTTGACGCTGAACGATCCAGGAACGGCCTCCAACCTTGCTGGCAATCTCACGGTCAGTGGCACCCTGAACATTCAATCGCCCCTCAGCGCATCGTCGTTGGCCCTCAGTGGCGGAGCGTTGGCCGGCAGCGGCAGCCTCACGGTTTCTAATGCCTTCTCGCGTACGGGCGGAACTACGGGCACCACCCTCACCGGGGTCACGCTCAACCAGGCCAGCGGTGATCTCAGCCCGGGCGCCTGGACCGTTAATGGACCGGTGTCGTTTACGGCGGCGGCAGGAAACCTGCTCGTCGATGGACCCGTGACGGCCACCACCCTGCTGGGCCGCGGTGCCACAGGGCTGACGCTGCAGCCCGGTGTCGTGCTGAACGCCACGGCAAGCACGGGGAGTGCCTTGGTGCTCGATGCCGGCACGGGC
The window above is part of the Cyanobium sp. ATX 6F1 genome. Proteins encoded here:
- a CDS encoding YDG domain-containing protein, translating into MALRHAIGLWALILAGAPAMAGEVSASGGALGLGTAVNGQLGGSCASGLCQVGGGTAAGRNLFHRFSAFDTRGGITGVNFSTGGAQNVFVGVTSPLGSFIDKLVSFSSPGNLFWLSPGGIAISGAGGFANIQQLNLSTATGWRVGNGVFDAAGTTAGQAALLSGTPGLGAAGALTDPASLAALGLQKNGDLSLSDGLLTVDQSLLLDAQGGNVLLQAAGIQAPGAQVAITGASVSLQSSTVDVSGSSGGGTVRLGGGLLGADPTITNAQRTSVDGASAVRADATAQGSGGTVVVYGTDSIKVEGALSARGGPQGGDGGLVETSSRGELVVNQAPDASAPKGQGGTWLIDPNNVTIQATGPDSNVTAPPAVITTGDSAVLTTSTLETALNAGTNVSVVTSAGGTQAGDITVASPISKTAGGNATLTLTAYNNINLNANISSSVGQLNLTLNPDSDASGGGTTSLATGATLALNGGTAAFNGSTSLAGTISGSTITGSEIASSNATLSNITFGSNLSTTGGLNLSGTIGLANGITLNKGISSDWYAAPGTQLTTGGTAVINSSGGNIIAGNGGPGTFGIGSGVTLQGYGTLTTNSSATLNNQGTIRASTAGQVFSIKPTTLNNTGTIATTLGSIGIFPTNPFSNAGVLEIGPNTSISAKSFTNAAGGIIRGGLGLAQGSLLLQGDSTSPSATLTNLGTISPGGDGVAGWLTLSGGDLVLGSTSVLNLEIGGPINGSQFDWITVSGNVSLGGTINTQLINGFSPSLGQSFDVISNDPLTVTGSFATSNLPSGFNGAIVGSVYRLTNSGLSCLGICWDGGDGTTAWENPANWTSDQLPTTSDVAYLNLVAGVDVTLSSSQSIKGLNSNAGNNLTINPGGTLTLNDPGTSSLLDGGLTISGGTLTTKGALTLNGSSVWAGGTLDGTGTLTVSPAAKLVVNGGGTYGLSQLTNQGIVQWTSGNVDFSANGVITNSLLFDVQTDSIWGNKGLFAIEFNNLNGILRKSAGTGTATLGAGGNRVNLTNRGSVEVSAGTLAISPASAMQNNGIIEIASGATFQVASGGLTNNGILSGFGTIDVGAGNTLTNLLFIYPGSASTSTAGTLSLIGDLALGGASVLNLDLGGATPGSQYDRLAVSGNVSLGGTINTQLINAYAPSPGQSFDVITSGGTATGSFASSNLPSGVNGAIVGSVYRLTNSGLSCLGVCWDGGGGTTGWETLANWTSDKLPTTTDVAYLNLVAGVDVTLSSSQSIKGLNSISGNSLTINSGGALTLNDPGTASNLAGNLTVSGTLNIQSPLSASSLALSGGALAGSGSLTVSNAFSRTGGTTGTTLTGVTLNQASGDLSPGAWTVNGPVSFTAAAGNLLVDGPVTATTLLGRGATGLTLQPGVVLNATASTGSALVLDAGTGAFTNLAGAGALAVAPGARWLVYSASPLTDNRGGLSYAFKQYGITYGSASPVLGAGNGFLYSATPTVTASLTGSISKTYDGTVAAPIAAGNYLVSGAIDGDTVQVNNSTLGTYTTAGTGGRGAKDVGSGKDVSVSGVTISGASEGAVAVYGYQLASSTASGTALGTINPLALAGAAIAPSSSIYGAALSPGAVSFSNLFSGDLVGSATSVNTSTLSTGGTPIVGTYTQTASATLSGSDAANYSFSGFTSTPNYTINPLSLSVTGVTPLSKTYDGTTQATLNNTAAAVSGLLGTDGVTLNGLTATGQFADPNAGLAKPVAVSGFVISGPDAANYTLLQPGGLTADITIRPLGTWSASTPGNWSDAANWDVLPSGSNVAVVVIPVGSGALTYDAAAGSTNLQSLIIDQSLSITGGSLAVSGATSVASGASLSLSGGNFSTTSLSNQGLVNGSSPLVVNGSYTESGGSLGSGFSSVAITQASGDLNLSSVGSTGPVSLTSSAGALNLSGAVSSAGGPINLIATGATDLSSTASLISPGALISVSSGGPLSLNGARIDASGASAAGTVQLDGSSITLTNATVNTSGASEGGSIQLGLKSLPSSVTLTNSSLVADPPGLGGSISIDGLAIALVGSTLNVVGLSGGSILLGSANTATLSLDAATSLVGGGDGTFSLFGGSILNNASIIGGRLFLNGVGLGAVSVLPNLPLSAVLSPIVALPSEVAFQLSVDLGQSSPLSSVDYTAPGSLLVAQWEQLGIDPLSITLTESAFLYANFLLNEGLSTSGLWTFDPSVQQLTPSQVEEQFTASEQRAMEATAAKLGLDPTDGLLAPTPAQLQASLQKVIKAVRGRIRGGQP